CTGTTCACCACCACCCTCGGCGTGACGCAGTTGGTGGGGGAGCAGTATCCGGGCAAGGACCAGTTCGAAATGACCGTGTCGGTGTTGCGGCACGTGCCGCTGCCCGAGGATGAGGCGCGTCATCGGGCGGTACTCCTGTGGTGCGCGATCCACGGTCTGGTGAGCCTGACCGACGCGGTCCGCCGCTTCCCCTGGCCGCCCGAAGGTGAGTTGCTGGACGGCATCGCACGCCAGGCGACGCGGGCGCTCACGTAGCCGGGCTACGGTGCCTTCATGGCGAAGAAGAAGTGGTCCGACCTGTCCACCGGCCAGCAGGCCGCAGTCGTAGCGGCGGGTGCCGTCGAGGTGGTCCTCACCGCATACGCGTTGACCGATCTGGTCCGCCGGCCGGCCTCCGCCGTGCGCGGGCCGAAGCTGCTGTGGGCCGCGGGATGCTTCGTGCAACCGCTTGGTCCAATCGCCTATCTGGCGCGGGGTCGACGCTAGATCGGGTTGTCCCGCAGGGAGATTCGGACCACATCGCCTGGCCGCGCCTGGCCGAGGTGAGCGAGATCCTCGGTGCGGATGCACGCCACGATCGGGTATCCACCCGTGGTCGGGTGATCGTTGAGGAAGATGATCGGCTGCCCGGACGGCGGCACCTGGATCGCGCCGGCGATGATCGGCGAGCTGGGTAGCTCCCCGGTGTGCGTGAGGTCGAGGGGCGGACCCTCCAGTCGTACGCCGATCCGGTCGGTGTGGCTCGAAACGCGCCAAACGCTCTGGGCCAGTTGATCTTTCGCTTCATTGGTCAACAGATCGTCACGTGGTCCCAGATGCGCCACCACCTGGACCGGGCCACCAGGGACGGGCAGGTGGTCGGCGTGGGTCACCGGTTGGTCGGGGGCAGGGCCCACCGGGAGTTGGTCTCCGGCTTGCAGGGGTGTCGGCCCGAGACCGCTGGAGGTGTCGGTGCTGCGCGATCCCAGGACGGCAGGGACGTCGATCCCACCGCGAATGGCAACGTAACTCCGCAGGGCCGCTGGTGGTCGGCCGAGGGCGAGCCGTGACCCCGGCGCTACGGTAACGGGCTCACCGAAGGGGACGGCCCTCCTGTCGATGGTTACCGGAGCGGGGGCACCGGCCACCATGACCACAATTGGCGAATCTGCCTGCAACACCAGCCCGCCCAGCACAACCTCAAGGCCGGCGGCGTCTTCGGGGTTGCCAACGACTCGATTGGCCAGCCGCAGGCTTGGGGCGTCGATGGCCCCACTGGGAGCGACCCCGATCGCAAGGTGACCGGGGCGACCGAGGTCTTCGATCAGCGCCTGCGGCCCGGTTGCAACGACGTGGATCACGGCCACGACGGTGAGAAGCGGACGGTGTCGCCGGGGTGCAGGAGGGCCGGGTCGTCTGCTCCCGGGTCGAAGAGGGTGGCGTCGGTGTGGCCGATCAGCTGCCAGCCGCCGGGGGTGGCCTGCGGGTAGATGCCGCAGTAGTGCGCAGCCAGGGCGACCGAGCCGGCCGGGATGCGGGTGCGGGGCGAGTCGCGGCGCGGCATCTGCGGCAGCTCCTGATCGGTGACGAGATAGCCGAAACCCGGCGTGAAACCAAGGAATTCGACGGTCCAGGAGATGCTGGCGTGTCTGTCCGCGACCGCCTCGGGCGAACAGCCCCACACCGCCGCGACGACCGCGAGGTCGGCCCCGTCGTAGGTCACCGCGATGGTGTGCTCGCGGGCACCGTCCGCAGCGACCGGTCGAGTGAGATCCAGCGCTCGCAACTCCTCGGCAACCGTTGCTCGCCGGCCGGGCGGTGCGAGGACCAGCACCGAGTGCTCCCCGGCCACGACCTCCAGATCCGCCCGGCCGTCCAGTGCCTGCAGGAGCGCTCGCCGGCCCGCGCGGGAGGGGAGGTCCACGAGGAGTCCGCGATCGGCGTACGGGCGCAGGATCACGGCGCCGCCACGCGCACGCCCGCGGCCTGTAGGGCATCCCGCACCGCGTGGGCCAGGTCCACCGCGCCGGCGGTGTCGCCGTGCAAGCACAGCGAATCGGCCTCAATCGGCACCATCTCGCCCGTGATCGAGCGCACCCGGTGGTCCACCGCGATGGAGGTGGCACGATCGCACACCTCGAGGGTGTGGGTGATGACGGCGCCCTTCGCCGAGCGCGGCACGAGGGTGCCGTCCGCGGCGTAGCCTCGGTCGACGAATGCCTCGGCGTAACAGGTCAATCCGGCCGCGGCGGCGAACGTGAGCAGCCGTGACCCGGGTAGGCCCATCACCGGCAGACCGCCCGCGGCGATCGCTGCGTCCACCACTGCGCGCGCGTGGGTCTCGTGGTGCACCGCGGTGTTGTAGAGCGCGCCATGCGGTTTCACGTACGCAACCCGGCCGCCCTGGCTGCGGGCGATGCCGTCCAGCGCACCGATCTGGTAGAGCACGTCGGCGAACAGTTCCTCGTAGGACGCGTCCACGAAACGACGGCCGAACCCGGCCAGGTCCCGGTAGGCGACCTGAGCCCCGATCCGGACGGAATGCTCGACGGCTATCGAACAGGTCCGCACCAGGGTTGCCGGATCGCCCGCGTGGAATCCGCACGCGATGTTGGCCGAGGTGAGGAAGGGCAGTAGGCCGGCGTCGTCACCCAACTGCCACCGACCGAAGGACTCGCCCAGGTCAGCGTTCAGGTCGATGCGCTCAGCCATCGCTGCGCCGCACGCCGAGCCACGCTGCCAGGTCATCGATTTCGTGCTGCACGGCATCCATCATGGCGCGGCTCGGATCGACATCCCAGTGCAGGGCGTGGACTCGCAGTCGGCCGGCGTCGCGATCGGTCTGTGCGTCGAGTTTGCCGACGAGTTCGTCGCCGTAAAGGACCGGCATCGCCCAATAGCCCCAGCGGCGTTTGTCCTTCGGGGTATACATCTCGAGTTTGTAGTCGAA
The window above is part of the Branchiibius hedensis genome. Proteins encoded here:
- a CDS encoding PLD nuclease N-terminal domain-containing protein; this translates as MAKKKWSDLSTGQQAAVVAAGAVEVVLTAYALTDLVRRPASAVRGPKLLWAAGCFVQPLGPIAYLARGRR
- a CDS encoding biotin-dependent carboxyltransferase family protein → MIHVVATGPQALIEDLGRPGHLAIGVAPSGAIDAPSLRLANRVVGNPEDAAGLEVVLGGLVLQADSPIVVMVAGAPAPVTIDRRAVPFGEPVTVAPGSRLALGRPPAALRSYVAIRGGIDVPAVLGSRSTDTSSGLGPTPLQAGDQLPVGPAPDQPVTHADHLPVPGGPVQVVAHLGPRDDLLTNEAKDQLAQSVWRVSSHTDRIGVRLEGPPLDLTHTGELPSSPIIAGAIQVPPSGQPIIFLNDHPTTGGYPIVACIRTEDLAHLGQARPGDVVRISLRDNPI
- a CDS encoding 5-oxoprolinase subunit B family protein, producing MDLPSRAGRRALLQALDGRADLEVVAGEHSVLVLAPPGRRATVAEELRALDLTRPVAADGAREHTIAVTYDGADLAVVAAVWGCSPEAVADRHASISWTVEFLGFTPGFGYLVTDQELPQMPRRDSPRTRIPAGSVALAAHYCGIYPQATPGGWQLIGHTDATLFDPGADDPALLHPGDTVRFSPSWP
- a CDS encoding LamB/YcsF family protein, with the protein product MTWQRGSACGAAMAERIDLNADLGESFGRWQLGDDAGLLPFLTSANIACGFHAGDPATLVRTCSIAVEHSVRIGAQVAYRDLAGFGRRFVDASYEELFADVLYQIGALDGIARSQGGRVAYVKPHGALYNTAVHHETHARAVVDAAIAAGGLPVMGLPGSRLLTFAAAAGLTCYAEAFVDRGYAADGTLVPRSAKGAVITHTLEVCDRATSIAVDHRVRSITGEMVPIEADSLCLHGDTAGAVDLAHAVRDALQAAGVRVAAP